A single genomic interval of Nonomuraea rubra harbors:
- a CDS encoding LLM class flavin-dependent oxidoreductase, with protein sequence MENFEIGVILPGVAVQRRDGLTLGEAARHAERAGLDGVWHGDHLAVGGPVLDAPIALATAAAATSRVRIGTSVFIPAIRPLVWAAKQVASLQYVSGERLVLGVGSGGGPAQWAAAGVPYGERGRLTDTALGLLPRLLAGEPVLLPDAADGDRRVQLAPAVPMPPVWVGNASAAAIRRAAAFGDGWFPSLISPQDVARGRARLAELADGHGRPAPVIAIGGAAHLGGGATAQAEIAAGISGAYGRPLEEVAGIPLTGQPKEVAERLAEYRAAGASHAVIGISGGDWRRQVELLAEVRDLLRP encoded by the coding sequence ATGGAGAACTTCGAGATCGGCGTCATCCTGCCCGGAGTCGCCGTACAGCGCCGCGACGGCCTCACCCTCGGCGAGGCCGCCCGGCATGCGGAGCGGGCCGGGCTCGACGGGGTCTGGCACGGCGATCATCTGGCGGTCGGCGGGCCGGTGCTGGACGCGCCGATCGCCCTGGCCACCGCCGCCGCGGCCACCAGCCGGGTCAGGATCGGCACCAGCGTGTTCATCCCCGCCATCCGGCCGCTGGTGTGGGCGGCCAAGCAGGTGGCGAGCCTGCAGTACGTGTCGGGTGAGCGGCTCGTGCTGGGGGTGGGGTCCGGTGGCGGGCCTGCGCAGTGGGCGGCGGCCGGGGTGCCGTACGGGGAGCGGGGGCGGCTCACGGACACCGCCCTGGGGTTGTTGCCGCGGTTGCTGGCGGGCGAGCCGGTGCTGCTGCCGGACGCCGCGGACGGCGACCGGCGCGTTCAGCTCGCACCCGCCGTTCCCATGCCGCCGGTGTGGGTCGGCAACGCCTCGGCGGCCGCCATCCGGCGGGCGGCGGCGTTCGGGGACGGCTGGTTCCCGTCCCTGATCTCGCCGCAGGACGTCGCCCGCGGCCGGGCCAGGCTGGCCGAGCTGGCGGACGGGCACGGGCGGCCAGCACCCGTGATCGCCATCGGCGGGGCCGCGCACCTGGGCGGTGGGGCCACCGCCCAGGCGGAGATCGCGGCCGGCATCAGCGGCGCCTACGGGCGTCCACTGGAGGAGGTCGCCGGGATCCCGCTCACCGGGCAGCCGAAGGAGGTCGCCGAGAGGCTGGCCGAGTACCGCGCGGCCGGGGCGAGCCACGCGGTGATCGGCATCTCGGGCGGTGACTGGCGGCGCCAGGTGGAGCTGCTGGCCGAGGTCAGGGACCTCCTGCGCCCTTAG